In Methanobacterium veterum, a single genomic region encodes these proteins:
- a CDS encoding AbrB/MazE/SpoVT family DNA-binding domain-containing protein produces the protein MTSETKISKGFQTVVPSEIRKKFDVGPGDVLEWKPTKKGAEIRFRKKVSFEDILGMIDGPETDAVELKKKVQRGEKN, from the coding sequence ATGACTAGTGAAACTAAAATTTCAAAGGGTTTCCAGACAGTGGTTCCATCTGAAATAAGGAAAAAATTTGATGTGGGCCCTGGGGATGTTCTGGAATGGAAACCAACAAAAAAGGGTGCAGAAATAAGGTTCCGTAAGAAAGTGTCCTTTGAAGATATACTTGGCATGATCGATGGGCCTGAAACTGATGCTGTTGAGCTTAAAAAGAAGGTTCAAAGGGGAGAAAAAAATTGA